A single genomic interval of Stieleria maiorica harbors:
- a CDS encoding PH domain-containing protein — protein sequence MSEYNKPKRPTKKKAKKTPKQERKELFPDIADNAAPNPTPATGAEPKNESQPDPFDPVSLRIDPSTAAGAIGVKRKIVTMNCCKPDKMEFCRVHPDTAFRLETAIIEDKKNRESYLVVRELWPELPDFIQLVRLCLAVNRHGSPFLWPAKLPDPDGKTLAWHTSMLEAQELAVNSWVRCQADMQAGSYAVYEATGNLPDPQWPDLDFRQCLELVFKSRFIRSLDHPFLLELFGQV from the coding sequence ATGTCTGAGTATAACAAACCGAAACGGCCGACGAAAAAAAAAGCAAAAAAAACACCGAAGCAGGAACGCAAAGAACTGTTTCCGGATATTGCTGACAATGCGGCGCCGAATCCGACGCCAGCCACCGGGGCCGAACCGAAGAACGAATCCCAGCCGGACCCGTTTGATCCGGTCTCGTTGCGAATCGACCCTAGCACTGCCGCTGGTGCGATCGGCGTGAAGCGCAAAATCGTGACGATGAATTGCTGCAAGCCCGACAAAATGGAATTCTGTCGAGTTCATCCTGATACGGCCTTCCGACTGGAGACGGCCATCATCGAGGACAAAAAGAATCGCGAGTCCTACTTGGTCGTAAGGGAGTTGTGGCCGGAACTGCCGGACTTCATCCAATTGGTCCGGCTGTGCCTGGCCGTTAATCGTCACGGGTCACCGTTTTTATGGCCAGCGAAACTGCCAGATCCCGACGGTAAGACACTCGCGTGGCACACCTCGATGCTCGAAGCGCAAGAGCTTGCGGTTAATAGTTGGGTCCGATGCCAAGCCGATATGCAGGCGGGCAGCTATGCCGTGTACGAGGCGACCGGAAACCTACCGGATCCACAATGGCCGGATCTGGACTTCAGGCAGTGCCTGGAGCTTGTGTTCAAGTCAAGGTTCATTCGTTCGCTAGACCACCCCTTTCTGCTGGAATTGTTTGGACAGGTGTGA
- a CDS encoding excisionase family DNA-binding protein: protein MTPYELETIADAIADRVADRLANRRRLLTRHELAQVINVSLPKLDTMLRDNELPVIRVGRKVLFDPHSVIQHLAAKSKGA, encoded by the coding sequence ATGACGCCCTACGAGTTGGAAACGATTGCCGACGCCATAGCCGATCGAGTCGCGGATCGCCTTGCAAATCGTCGTCGACTGCTTACTCGCCACGAATTGGCGCAGGTAATCAATGTCAGCCTGCCGAAGTTGGACACTATGTTGCGAGACAATGAACTGCCGGTGATCCGAGTCGGGCGCAAGGTGCTGTTCGATCCGCACTCTGTGATTCAACATCTGGCGGCCAAGTCAAAAGGTGCGTGA